Proteins co-encoded in one Salarias fasciatus chromosome 4, fSalaFa1.1, whole genome shotgun sequence genomic window:
- the LOC115387651 gene encoding interferon-induced protein 44-like isoform X4 translates to MEDIARYTTYKIEKSKKESYNFVFNDTKGLEEPTNSGIDVEDIKCVLKGHVRDGYKFDSENPISEDDDLYNANPTLNDKVHVVVFVIPADKISLISETMRTKMRNIRLAASEEGIPQLIVLTKVDEYCPKVKEDITHVYRSRSLKEQVDKASQLLGLPPNCIFLVKNYHTEMAPNDNMNALILFALRQMINLGEDYLNSLPEPEEDEPEVEPEDEPEKE, encoded by the exons ATGGAGGACATTGCCAGA TACACAACTTACAAAATCGAGAAAAGCAAGAAGGAATCATATAACTTCGTTTTCAATGACACCAAAGGCCTGGAAGAGCCAACCAACTCTGGAATTGATGTAGAGGACATTAAATGTGTCCTGAAAGGACATGTGCGTGATGGTTACAAG tttgattCTGAAAATCCAATTTCAGAGGATGATGATTTATACAACGCAAATCCGACTCTGAATGACAAGGTTCATGTTGTGGTTTTTGTCATTCCTGCTGATAAAATATCTCTCATATCTGAAACGATGCGAACAAAGATGAGAAACATCAGACTAGCAGCTAGTGAGGAGG GAATTCCCCAGCTGATTGTTCTCACCAAAGTCGATGAATACTGTCCAAAGGTGAAAGAGGATATTACCCATGTCTATCGGAGCCGATCCCTAAAGGAACAG GTTGACAAAGCCAGCCAGCTTCTCGGCCTTCCACCAAACTGCATCTTTCTTGTGAAAAACTATCACACAGAAATGGCACCAAATGACAACATGAATGCTCTGATACTGTTTGCACTGAGACAGATGATTAATTTAGGAGAAGATTACCTGAACAGCCTACCTGAACCTGAGGAAGATGAGCCAGAAGTTGAGCCAGAAGATGAGCCAGAGAAAGAGTGA
- the LOC115387651 gene encoding interferon-induced protein 44-like isoform X2, translated as MGGVLLSKPWRTLPEDYEKSLYDVKLYKPRMKSVKHVRILLHGPVGTGKSTFINSVNSLFQRRITCGAMSDGANWTSFTQKYTTYKIEKSKKESYNFVFNDTKGLEEPTNSGIDVEDIKCVLKGHVRDGYKFDSENPISEDDDLYNANPTLNDKVHVVVFVIPADKISLISETMRTKMRNIRLAASEEGIPQLIVLTKVDEYCPKVKEDITHVYRSRSLKEQVDKASQLLGLPPNCIFLVKNYHTEMAPNDNMNALILFALRQMINLGEDYLNSLPEPEEDEPEVEPEDEPEKE; from the exons ATGGGTGGAG TATTGTTGAGTAAGCCATGGAGGACATTGCCAGA GGACTACGAGAAAAGTCTTTATGATGTGAAGCTTTACAAACCTCGCATGAAAAGTGTTAAACATGTCCGAATTCTGCTCCACGGACCAGTTGGCACTGGCAAATCTACTTTCATCAACTCTGTGAACAGTCTGTTTCAAAGGAGAATCACCTGCGGAGCTATGTCAGATGGAGCAAATTGGACCAGCTTCACCCAGAAA TACACAACTTACAAAATCGAGAAAAGCAAGAAGGAATCATATAACTTCGTTTTCAATGACACCAAAGGCCTGGAAGAGCCAACCAACTCTGGAATTGATGTAGAGGACATTAAATGTGTCCTGAAAGGACATGTGCGTGATGGTTACAAG tttgattCTGAAAATCCAATTTCAGAGGATGATGATTTATACAACGCAAATCCGACTCTGAATGACAAGGTTCATGTTGTGGTTTTTGTCATTCCTGCTGATAAAATATCTCTCATATCTGAAACGATGCGAACAAAGATGAGAAACATCAGACTAGCAGCTAGTGAGGAGG GAATTCCCCAGCTGATTGTTCTCACCAAAGTCGATGAATACTGTCCAAAGGTGAAAGAGGATATTACCCATGTCTATCGGAGCCGATCCCTAAAGGAACAG GTTGACAAAGCCAGCCAGCTTCTCGGCCTTCCACCAAACTGCATCTTTCTTGTGAAAAACTATCACACAGAAATGGCACCAAATGACAACATGAATGCTCTGATACTGTTTGCACTGAGACAGATGATTAATTTAGGAGAAGATTACCTGAACAGCCTACCTGAACCTGAGGAAGATGAGCCAGAAGTTGAGCCAGAAGATGAGCCAGAGAAAGAGTGA
- the LOC115387651 gene encoding interferon-induced protein 44-like isoform X1 codes for MFVFIILPLVLLSKPWRTLPEDYEKSLYDVKLYKPRMKSVKHVRILLHGPVGTGKSTFINSVNSLFQRRITCGAMSDGANWTSFTQKYTTYKIEKSKKESYNFVFNDTKGLEEPTNSGIDVEDIKCVLKGHVRDGYKFDSENPISEDDDLYNANPTLNDKVHVVVFVIPADKISLISETMRTKMRNIRLAASEEGIPQLIVLTKVDEYCPKVKEDITHVYRSRSLKEQVDKASQLLGLPPNCIFLVKNYHTEMAPNDNMNALILFALRQMINLGEDYLNSLPEPEEDEPEVEPEDEPEKE; via the exons atgtttgtgtttataaTTCTCCCTTTAGTATTGTTGAGTAAGCCATGGAGGACATTGCCAGA GGACTACGAGAAAAGTCTTTATGATGTGAAGCTTTACAAACCTCGCATGAAAAGTGTTAAACATGTCCGAATTCTGCTCCACGGACCAGTTGGCACTGGCAAATCTACTTTCATCAACTCTGTGAACAGTCTGTTTCAAAGGAGAATCACCTGCGGAGCTATGTCAGATGGAGCAAATTGGACCAGCTTCACCCAGAAA TACACAACTTACAAAATCGAGAAAAGCAAGAAGGAATCATATAACTTCGTTTTCAATGACACCAAAGGCCTGGAAGAGCCAACCAACTCTGGAATTGATGTAGAGGACATTAAATGTGTCCTGAAAGGACATGTGCGTGATGGTTACAAG tttgattCTGAAAATCCAATTTCAGAGGATGATGATTTATACAACGCAAATCCGACTCTGAATGACAAGGTTCATGTTGTGGTTTTTGTCATTCCTGCTGATAAAATATCTCTCATATCTGAAACGATGCGAACAAAGATGAGAAACATCAGACTAGCAGCTAGTGAGGAGG GAATTCCCCAGCTGATTGTTCTCACCAAAGTCGATGAATACTGTCCAAAGGTGAAAGAGGATATTACCCATGTCTATCGGAGCCGATCCCTAAAGGAACAG GTTGACAAAGCCAGCCAGCTTCTCGGCCTTCCACCAAACTGCATCTTTCTTGTGAAAAACTATCACACAGAAATGGCACCAAATGACAACATGAATGCTCTGATACTGTTTGCACTGAGACAGATGATTAATTTAGGAGAAGATTACCTGAACAGCCTACCTGAACCTGAGGAAGATGAGCCAGAAGTTGAGCCAGAAGATGAGCCAGAGAAAGAGTGA
- the LOC115387651 gene encoding interferon-induced protein 44-like isoform X3, whose translation MKSVKHVRILLHGPVGTGKSTFINSVNSLFQRRITCGAMSDGANWTSFTQKYTTYKIEKSKKESYNFVFNDTKGLEEPTNSGIDVEDIKCVLKGHVRDGYKFDSENPISEDDDLYNANPTLNDKVHVVVFVIPADKISLISETMRTKMRNIRLAASEEGIPQLIVLTKVDEYCPKVKEDITHVYRSRSLKEQVDKASQLLGLPPNCIFLVKNYHTEMAPNDNMNALILFALRQMINLGEDYLNSLPEPEEDEPEVEPEDEPEKE comes from the exons ATGAAAAGTGTTAAACATGTCCGAATTCTGCTCCACGGACCAGTTGGCACTGGCAAATCTACTTTCATCAACTCTGTGAACAGTCTGTTTCAAAGGAGAATCACCTGCGGAGCTATGTCAGATGGAGCAAATTGGACCAGCTTCACCCAGAAA TACACAACTTACAAAATCGAGAAAAGCAAGAAGGAATCATATAACTTCGTTTTCAATGACACCAAAGGCCTGGAAGAGCCAACCAACTCTGGAATTGATGTAGAGGACATTAAATGTGTCCTGAAAGGACATGTGCGTGATGGTTACAAG tttgattCTGAAAATCCAATTTCAGAGGATGATGATTTATACAACGCAAATCCGACTCTGAATGACAAGGTTCATGTTGTGGTTTTTGTCATTCCTGCTGATAAAATATCTCTCATATCTGAAACGATGCGAACAAAGATGAGAAACATCAGACTAGCAGCTAGTGAGGAGG GAATTCCCCAGCTGATTGTTCTCACCAAAGTCGATGAATACTGTCCAAAGGTGAAAGAGGATATTACCCATGTCTATCGGAGCCGATCCCTAAAGGAACAG GTTGACAAAGCCAGCCAGCTTCTCGGCCTTCCACCAAACTGCATCTTTCTTGTGAAAAACTATCACACAGAAATGGCACCAAATGACAACATGAATGCTCTGATACTGTTTGCACTGAGACAGATGATTAATTTAGGAGAAGATTACCTGAACAGCCTACCTGAACCTGAGGAAGATGAGCCAGAAGTTGAGCCAGAAGATGAGCCAGAGAAAGAGTGA